The following coding sequences are from one Haliotis asinina isolate JCU_RB_2024 chromosome 3, JCU_Hal_asi_v2, whole genome shotgun sequence window:
- the LOC137277633 gene encoding uncharacterized protein isoform X1, which produces MADEEKAKKSATHRVKSLVSLFGLIFTVITFVCFMVGFSSPNWIEHFNKYTERQFVKMGLWEVCFKQWSYYKDYLGKKYNGCWWIFSFEYRPVWSWLNPPWLLAIQVLMVLTLMIMMVCLIFVIMYFVKCCPANKEKHYVMFSYILNFTAGAFIGISVIMFGIKADTDRQWLPHPDSNYLSWSFGFAVLSAFFALFAGMCLLVEWMRLNQEENNRARRQNMSLTSKPATRY; this is translated from the exons ATGGCGGACGAAGAGAAGGCGAAGAAATCGGCGACACACAGGGTGAAATCCTTGGTGTCGCTTTTCGGGCTGATATTCACAGTCATCACCTTTGTATGCTTCATGGTCGGTTTCTCCAGCCCAAACTGGATCGAGCATTTTAACAAATATACCGAACGCCAGTTTGTCAAAATGGGCCTGTGGGAAGTTTGTTTCAAACAGTGGAGCTATTACAAGGACTATCTCGGCAAGAAATACAACGGCTGCTGGTGGATATTCTCTTTTGAATATCGCCCCGTGTGGTCCTGGTTGAACCCAC CATGGCTCCTTGCCATCCAAGTGCTGATggtgttgacactgatgataatgatggtatGTCTCATCTTTGTCATCATGTACTTCGTCAAGTGCTGCCCAGCAAACAAGGAGAAACATTATGTCATGTTCAGCTACATCCTCAACTTCACAGCAG GTGCCTTTATTGGAATCAGTGTCATCATGTTCGGCATCAAGGCAGATACTGACCGTCAGTGGCTGCCTCACCCAGATTCAAACTACCTCTCCTGGTCGTTTGGTTTTGCCGTCCTGTCTGCGTTTTTCGCCCTGTTTGCTGGAATGTGTCTGCTGGTGGAGTGGATGAGACTGAATCAGGAAGAAAACAACAGAGCCCGAAGACAGAACATGTCTCTCACGTCCAAACCTGCAACTAGATACTAA
- the LOC137277633 gene encoding uncharacterized protein isoform X2: protein MASRGRTKIAIIGLILTSLGLLFLIISMCTPNWLESLQERRTGFGKLGIWEACFNNYVNEKDSLGKRYNGCHSLLSFEYRSIYEWLNPTWLLAIQVLMVLTLMIMMVCLIFVIMYFVKCCPANKEKHYVMFSYILNFTAGAFIGISVIMFGIKADTDRQWLPHPDSNYLSWSFGFAVLSAFFALFAGMCLLVEWMRLNQEENNRARRQNMSLTSKPATRY from the exons ATGGCGTCGCGAGGCCGGACGAAAATAGCGATTATTGGATTAATACTGACAAGTCTTGGACTTCTGTTTTTGATCATTTCTATGTGTACCCCGAACTGGTTAGAATCGTTACAGGAAAGAAGGACGGGTTTCGGGAAATTGGGAATATGGGAGGCGTGCTTCAACAACTATGTCAATGAAAAAGACAGTCTCGGGAAACGATACAACGGTTGCCACAGTTTACTGTCGTTCGAATACAGAAGTATATACGAATGGCTAAATCCGA CATGGCTCCTTGCCATCCAAGTGCTGATggtgttgacactgatgataatgatggtatGTCTCATCTTTGTCATCATGTACTTCGTCAAGTGCTGCCCAGCAAACAAGGAGAAACATTATGTCATGTTCAGCTACATCCTCAACTTCACAGCAG GTGCCTTTATTGGAATCAGTGTCATCATGTTCGGCATCAAGGCAGATACTGACCGTCAGTGGCTGCCTCACCCAGATTCAAACTACCTCTCCTGGTCGTTTGGTTTTGCCGTCCTGTCTGCGTTTTTCGCCCTGTTTGCTGGAATGTGTCTGCTGGTGGAGTGGATGAGACTGAATCAGGAAGAAAACAACAGAGCCCGAAGACAGAACATGTCTCTCACGTCCAAACCTGCAACTAGATACTAA